The region CACTGCGGCATTGTGCACGCGCGAAGAATGAGAACGAGCACGAATCGGCGCGCTCCACTCCGTCAGCGAGGCCGCATCGTTATTATTGAGCGCCTGGCTCAACAACTTCAGCTCAGCACACTTCTGTAAAGCAAAGGCAAACCAGCTTTTCACTTCCGCATCGAGCCGGGTTTCGACACTGAGATCGATCGGGCTGTGCAGCAGCGAGCAGGAGGAACCAATCCACAGATTTTTACGCTGCCCGACCAGCGGTTTCAGGCGATCGAACCAGCGGCTGAGATCGGCACGCCAGACATTGCGGCCGTTGATCACCCCGACTGAGAGCAGCCAGTCGGTCGGGAGTTGTTGGTGAATATGCTGGATGTCATCTTTGCCATGCACCAGGTCAACGTGCAAACCTTGAACCGGCAGCGTCTTAATGACATCGAGATTTTGACCAATGCTGTCAAAGTAGGTCGTCAGTAGCAGTTTTACATGACCTTGCAGCGCATCGTAGGCAGGCTTGAACGCCTCACGCCATTCCTGTGGCAGCTCCAGCACCAGCGCGGGTTCATCTATCTGCACCCATTCAATACCGCGCTGATGCAGTTCAGCCAGCACTTGCTGATAGACCGGCAGAATCGCTGTCAGCAACGACAGGCGGTCAAACGGCTCACCTTTGACTTTGCCCAACCACAGGTAAGTGACCGGCCCCAGCAGCACCGGTTTGATCGGGTGACCCAGCGCCAATGCTTCGTCCACTTCTTCGAGCAGCTGTGTCCAGCTCAGTGAGAACTGCTGGCCTTGCGTGAATTCCGGCACCATATAGTGATAGTTGGTGTTGAACCATTTGGTCATTTCAGCGGCGGCGGCAGGTTCACCGCTGGGTGCGCGGCCACGTCCCAGACGGAACAGCGTATCGAGATCGACCGATCCATCCTGGTTCTGATGGCGCGCCGGCACATTGCCCAGCATCAGGCTGGTGGTCAGCACATGATCGTACCAGGCGAAATCGCCCACGGGCAGCAGATCCACCCCCGCGTCTTTCTGCTGTTGCCAGTGACGAGCGCGCAGCTCGCGCCCCACGGCCAGCAGCGCTTCCTGTGAGCTGTTGCCTGCCCAGTAGCTTTCCTGTGCTTTTTTCAGTTCACGACGCAGACCGACACGAGGGAAACCGAGCGTATGGTTCAGAATGGTCATTTAGTGATCTCCAGATATGCTTAACGAGTCGAGCCCGTTTACGTTCATCCAGCGAGTGAAATTGCCGTCCGCTGAACGCCTGAACTGGACGAAAGTCATGTGGCGGTGGCGCTTGCTTGAGATGTTTAGCCGTCCAGATGTTTACACCGCCATAATCTGCGGGTACTGTATGTTCCTCAAGCGCAATTTGTTCAATCTCGATGTGAAGGACTCTCATGATCGAACTCAAACACCTGAGAACGCTGCAGGCGTTGCAGAATACCGGCTCGTTGGCCGCTGCCGCCGCTCAGCTTCATCAGACACAATCGGCGTTATCTCATCAGTTCAGCGATCTGGAACAGCGGCTGGGCTTTCGCCTGTTTGTGCGCAAGAGCCAGCCGTTGCGGTTTACGCCACAGGGGGAAATCATGCTGCAGTTGGCCGAGCAGATTTTGCCGCAGATTCAGCAGGCGTTGCAGGCATGCCACGAGCCGCATCAGACCACGCTGCGCATTGCCATTGAATGCCACAGCTGCATTCAGTGGCTGACGCCGGCCCTCAATAATTTCCGCCAGAGCTGGCCGCAAGTGGTGGTCGATTTTAAATCGGGTGTGACTTTTGATCCCCAGCCCGCCTTGCAGCAGGGCGAACTGGATGTGGTGTTGACCTCCGATATCCTGCCGCGCAGCGGTTTGTTCTATACGCCGATGTTTGATTTTGAGGTGCGTCTGGTGCTGGCCCCGGACCATCCGCTGGCAAAGCTGGAACATATCTCACCAGAAGATTTAGCCGATGAGGTGCTGATGATCTATCCGGTGCAGCGTCAGCGTCTCGATATCTGGCGTCATTTCCTGCAGCCTGCAGGTATCAGTCCGGCGTTGAAGAGTGTGGACAATACGTTGTTGCTGATTCAGATGGTGTCAGCACAGATGGGTATTGCGGCCCTTCCGCATTGGGTGGTGGAGAGTTTTGAAAAGCAGGGTCTGGTGGTGACCAAAACATTGGGTGAGGGTTTGTGGAGCCGTTTATATGCCGCCGTGCGCGATGGTGAGCAGCGTCAGCCGGTGTTAGAAGCCTTTGTGCGCTTCGCCCGCCAGCACGCCTGTGACCATCTGCCGTTTGTACGCGATGCCGCTCGCCCGGGTTCATTGCAGTCAATTTCTTGATCATCCCATGGGCGACCTGTGTCGCCCGTGCTGTTATCCCTGCCCGGCCTGCTCTATAATGCGCCGCCTCAATCCGCGACCAAGAGAGTTTCACCATGACGAGTAACGATGTTCTGCGCAGCGTGCGCTATATGCTTGATTTGAGCGATAGCAAAGTGGTGGAGATTTTTGCCTTAGCGGGCAGTGAAGTGCCGCTGGAGGATGTGCAGGCGTGGATGAAGAAGGATGATGATGCGGCGTTCCGTAAGTTGCCGGACGTGCTGATGGGCTATTTCCTCAACGGTTTGATTTTCTTCCGTCGCGGTAAGAGTGAAGATGCGCCCGCACCTTCGGTTGAACGCCGTATGAATAACAATA is a window of Pantoea rwandensis DNA encoding:
- the metR gene encoding HTH-type transcriptional regulator MetR, translating into MIELKHLRTLQALQNTGSLAAAAAQLHQTQSALSHQFSDLEQRLGFRLFVRKSQPLRFTPQGEIMLQLAEQILPQIQQALQACHEPHQTTLRIAIECHSCIQWLTPALNNFRQSWPQVVVDFKSGVTFDPQPALQQGELDVVLTSDILPRSGLFYTPMFDFEVRLVLAPDHPLAKLEHISPEDLADEVLMIYPVQRQRLDIWRHFLQPAGISPALKSVDNTLLLIQMVSAQMGIAALPHWVVESFEKQGLVVTKTLGEGLWSRLYAAVRDGEQRQPVLEAFVRFARQHACDHLPFVRDAARPGSLQSIS
- a CDS encoding DUF1456 family protein, which gives rise to MTSNDVLRSVRYMLDLSDSKVVEIFALAGSEVPLEDVQAWMKKDDDAAFRKLPDVLMGYFLNGLIFFRRGKSEDAPAPSVERRMNNNIFIKKLRIAFALKTTDIPVVLEKANFKISQAEVGAIFRNPDHKNYRECGDQILRNFLKGLTMMNRPAAPAKKG
- the metE gene encoding 5-methyltetrahydropteroyltriglutamate--homocysteine S-methyltransferase, giving the protein MTILNHTLGFPRVGLRRELKKAQESYWAGNSSQEALLAVGRELRARHWQQQKDAGVDLLPVGDFAWYDHVLTTSLMLGNVPARHQNQDGSVDLDTLFRLGRGRAPSGEPAAAAEMTKWFNTNYHYMVPEFTQGQQFSLSWTQLLEEVDEALALGHPIKPVLLGPVTYLWLGKVKGEPFDRLSLLTAILPVYQQVLAELHQRGIEWVQIDEPALVLELPQEWREAFKPAYDALQGHVKLLLTTYFDSIGQNLDVIKTLPVQGLHVDLVHGKDDIQHIHQQLPTDWLLSVGVINGRNVWRADLSRWFDRLKPLVGQRKNLWIGSSCSLLHSPIDLSVETRLDAEVKSWFAFALQKCAELKLLSQALNNNDAASLTEWSAPIRARSHSSRVHNAAVGARLANIQAKDVERASHYDERAKAQRHRFNLPAWPTTTIGSFPQTTEIRGLRLDFKKGNIDGGHYRTGIAEHIKQAIAEQERLGLDVLVHGEAERNDMVEYFGENLDGFVFTQNGWVQSYGSRCVKPPVIIGDVSRPQPITVEWAKYAQSLTDKPVKGMLTGPVTILCWSFPREDVTRETLAKQIALALRDEVEDLEKAGIGIIQIDEPALREGLPLHQSDWAAYLTWAVDAFRLNAAVAQDETQIHTHMCYCEFNDIMDSIAALDADVITIETSRSDMELLDAFKAFEYPNEIGPGVYDIHSPNVPSVEWIEDLLHKAAQSIPPARLWVNPDCGLKTRGWSETRQALANMVTAAKKLRAESA